Part of the Quercus lobata isolate SW786 chromosome 6, ValleyOak3.0 Primary Assembly, whole genome shotgun sequence genome, CGGACACTTCCGTACTTGTAATGGTGTCCTATCTACCGgatcatgttataattttttaaaaattgctcGTGTCGCTGTATCATACTTGTTCCCGTACTGGTGTCTGTGTCCGTGTCCATGCATCCTAGGTTATTAGTTACAGCAAATTGTTCCAACTCTTgaccattttgtttttttgggtgaatTTGGGGCTTTTAACGTgaggaaaggaaaaaatttcTGTAATATATGTTTGGAAAGGTACATTGGTTTTAACAAACAGCGCCTTTGCAAAAAGAGGAACTTTGAGTTCATTTTCAGTGTTTCTTTAGCTTGTTAAATAGTTTGATTATGTGATAAGACAAGTTTCTATGTGTAGAGAAGAAGATGTGGCAGTGAATCCACGAGTTCATATACAAAAAAGCGGCGTTATGTGAAGGAGAAAAGCGGGTCTGAAGACAGTGATTTTGAGACGTCTTCTATATCGGATGCTATGTTGAGTGTCCTTGGTGAAGGCTTTTCAAAACTTGAGAAGTTGAGCTTAATTTGGTGCAATAATGTGACAAGCACAGGTTTAGCATCATTAGCTCAAAAGTGTAGTTTGTTGAAGTCTTTGGATTTACAGGTAAATCTTTGGTTAATTGAACTCAACACTGTTCTACTTGCTGATTTTTTGATATTGTATTACGTAATGCCTTGCCTACGTTTGTGATTGatggaaggtttttttttttttttttttttttttttttttttcttttaaagccAGTTTTGTGATCATCATTGCCTACTTAGTTGAGGTTTAACTGTTCTGTCCCTTCAGACGGGAAGGGCTTGGCATTAAATGTTCATACTCTTCATTTTGTCATTTACTTTCGATTCTATATGTCAGTGCGATACATTATCATAAGCTTTacttttttacacttttttccAGGGTTGCTATGTTGGAGATCCAGGTCTAGCTGCTGTTGGACAGTGCTGCAAGCGGCTTGAAGATTTGAATTTGCGTTTTTGTGAAGGTTTGACTGATGCGGGTGTGGTTGAATTAGCACTTGGTTGTGGGAAATCATTAAATACTCTTGGAGTTGCAGCTTGTGCAAAAATAACTGATATCTCATTGGAAGCTGTTGGGTTGCACTGTAAATCTCTTGAGACCTTGTCATTGGATTCGGAGTATGTGAGTGACAAAGGGATGCTTGCTGTAGCCAAAGGATGTCCTCTTTTAAAAGTTCTGAAGATACAATGTGTCAATGTTACTGATGAGGCTTTGGCAGTTGTGGGCACTTGTTGTTTGTCACTCGAGTTTCTGGCTCTATTCAGTTTGCAGAAATTTACTGATAAGTCAGTTACTGTCCATCTGCCAATTGTTATTTGCTtctatctttcattttttttttcccctttatctGTGTTGCGATAAGAATTTGGTGTGTGTTTTCTATTATTCTTAGACACATTTATCTTTCAAAGTAGTTGGAATTATTGATGAAGTTGAGCCAGTCTTTATTGTGTCACTGGTTTTGCTTAATGTCGTTGTCCTAAGTATTTAGggtatttatttcatttattccCACTTAGATTCTCATTGCTTATTTACTTCCACTTAACATGTTTCAGGGGTCTACGTGCTATCGGCAGTGGTTGTAAGAAGTTAAAAAATCTCACTCTTAGTGATTGCTATTTCCTGAGCGACAAGGGTTTGGAAGCAATTGCAACTGGTTGCAAGGAACTTACACATCTCGAAGTTAATGGGTGCCATAATATCGGAACTTTGGGACTGGAATCTATTGGAAAATATTGCCAGTATGTTTCTCTCCCAGCCTAATCTTAATGACTTGGGTATGTGGTTATGATAACGTGTGCATTGATTGAAAGTCATGTTTGGTTCACAATATCACACAAGCTACTAGCCCCGTTGCTCTTGAGCTCTACAAGTATTCATTTGAGCTACATGCTTTTACTAACCTGTTAAAACTATTTAATATCATTTCATtgacattttgaaaaaaatttcaatgttttggcactttcttttttatcattacGGTGTAAAGTTCTTCCATCATATGGAATGATGGATACTCACCTGTCTTCTGCAGTAGCAGCCTTGGTAAAATGTTTTCCACTCAACTTAGTGAAcgaggaaaaatattaaattcatcAAATAGATGTTATCCAATCTGCGTAAAAGTATCATGGCTTCCTCTCAGTTAAGGGTTTGGATGGATTTAGTCACATGTTCCTTGCATTTTATAGTTAGGTTTTGCTCGCATTCTGCTTAATTTGAAGTATATTTCTTGCATTTTACATTGATCAAAGCTAGTTACATATTATTGGCTTTTGGCTAAATATGTAACATTTGTTTGATACAGTCTGTGGATACTTTTGTGAAGATGCTAATCTTAGCTCTGAATATTTGCAGGCAACTCACTGAATTAGCGCTGTTGTTCTGCCAAAAGATAGGTAATAAAGCCCTTCTTGAAGTTGGAAGGGGCTGTAACAAATTGCAAGCTCTTCACTTGGTAGATTGCTCTAGTATTGGAGATGAAGGCATTTGTGGTATAGCTAGGGGCTGCAGGAACTTAAAGAAACTTCACATTCGGCGGTGTTATGAGGTCCTCACTCTCTCACAATTAGTTCTTGTATTGCATATTTTGCCAAACTAATGCCTTGACTAATTTGCCAAAATTTTCGTTAGTATTCTAAGTAttcctttcatttattttatcttcaaaaaatctattttgttCCTGATTCATTTGGATGGTTGTTCTCACAAAACATGGCGGCATTTAAGTGCTTACTGAAGGTATGAGAACAACCATCCAAGTAAATCATGAACAAACTTTGACTTTAAATCGTCGCTCCTTTGAGAACATGGAGAAGACGTTGGATGAGTTAAAGGTTTTATGCCAGCATAATCTTTTTGAGTGGTCTCACTGTTGGGGTATTACTGATTCTTTGTCTCTTTCCCAGTTTATGTTTTCCCTTAGATTAACTTTCTGATTTCCCTCTCCTTTGTTTGCtgtttgtttcatttgtttcctattgttcatcatcatgaacatcttgtacttttcatttttttttcttattaatattaGTTCTCTGATTACCTATCTCAAAATCAGTCAATCTTCTAGCTTGAACAAGTGGCTGAGATATGTCCTCTTTATCATCTAGAATATTTCTATCAACTGTTGGGGTAATAATACTCTGTACTTTGCTTCTTTCAATATCAGCTTGAATTTTTACAGTGCCCTGCTTGTAAGAATGTTATAAAAATGTAGGAAACATGGGAATTTTTAACTATGTTGCTGGTCCTTTTAGCAATTttaaaaaagtacaaatttcacaagtaaaatattttaaatacacCTGAGTTTagggtaattttgattttatcccCCTAAAGCTTTAAAATTTTGATCCGCTCTCCTTACATTGCATATCATTTGAATTTATTCCCTTCCATCCATGCGCCATGCCTACCTGTCTATTAAGTGTCAACTAAGCTCAAAATAAGTGTGATTAAATCGACTTCATTTTGTCCatgtcaataaaaaaaagtaacattttatcttattttctattttattttcattttaacatcattgtttgGATAGGAGATTGTGTTTGTAGTGATGTTCACAAATTGCATTGGGGTTTCTTAGAGTTAGGTTTCTGTTTGGCTGCCTAGAAAATGgtggaaaagatttttttttatttaattttaatgcgtatttttttagattatagGGGatagtttttacatttttatcattttttatgttaCTTAATTGACTTGACATCATTTAATTGATGTGGCATAATTTGATTGGTCAAACTAATAGACATGATAGGCTTAGCTGGCACTTAAAAGACAGCTAAGCACGGCACATGGACAGAAGGGAACAAATCTAAACGATATATGACATTAGGGGAGCAGATCAAAATCTTGAAACTTTAGGAGACAGAGTCAAAATTACTTGTAACTttaagggtgtaatttgcattttatttaatgttttaaaTAATACGATAGttgtattatttttgtttaaatctgCATCCTTAGTAGgcattcacattttttttagtgtaaacaTCTTGCACTATAGTCTCatatatcttttgtttttgccATTAATAGATTGGAAATAAGGGAATTTCTGCTATTGGTGAGTATTGTAACTCTCTTACAGATCTTAGCCTTCGATTTTGTGATAGGTAAAATATTCTTCACAgctttctctttatatttttatttcttaccCTTGAGAATTAGATATTTTTCCCCCTATAGTCAACATTTTGCCAGTTGAAATCTTCATCATTACATGGAACATTCTATAAATCCTACCGGACCTCTGACTGAaacaaaccccccccccccctcccggGGCCCCTTTTTTATCACTAGGGTTGGAGATGAGGCCCTTGTTGCTGTTGGTCAGGGTTGCTCACTACATCATCTAAATGTCAGTGGCTGCCACCAAATTGGAGATGCTGGAATAATAGCCATTGCAAGAGGCTGCCCACAGCTCCGTTCGTTAGACATAAGTGTTCTCCAGGTGTGTTCTCTCTCCCCATCCTCAGTTTATGATTCTGTGCATGCGTGCATAAATTTGCATTAACCTTGGATATATACTCTGATTAGTAAAACTTGTTTCTATGTGAATTTTATGAAACTGAAATTTAGTGCCCCAACTTGCTCTATTGTTATATTGATGTGCACTATATGTAGTTGAAAGAtgggtttaaaactttgaatgaGTGGTTGGAAACATATGATACTGTAATATGATGGCATTCATGTGCAAATATaaaattacttgatttttttatctGGTTGTggagtaaaaattttatttacatatcGATGTGTATGTAATAGGACCATTGTCTGGTGCAATGATAAAGTCTTTGGCTGTGAAGTGCACAATTTCAATCCTTAGAGCAGCATCATTATAATATTGTTAAAAGGTTGGTCCATATCCAAGCCATCCTTCCCAAAACCTAATATAGTTGGGTCCAACGGTGGGTAGTAACTTTTTGATACAAACACTGGGTAATAAGTAATAGCCTTTATTGATGCAcatttagtgtgcgtttggatatcgcctattttgctgaaaactgaaaacaataaaaaaaataatttctggTTACTGTTTATTACTGTTCACTACTGTTCATTGGCTAAATAaactgttcatgtcccatgaacagtgcattaagctttagtaaaaaaaaaaaaaaaaaacgcaaaacaTGGACGTGAGAGACGCTATCCAAATGAAGCTTTAATATCTATGCGCTGTTATGTGAAGTTCACACATCCTGAGTTATGTACCAGTCAACTTGGTCAAAACAATTCCTTGATTCAATGTTTTTATCATTTCCCCCTCTCCTCTTCGTGTAGTTTCCTCTTCAATCTAACATATTTGTCCATCTTGGCAGAATTTGGGGGATATGGCAATGGCCGAGTTAGGAGAAGGCTGTCCATTACTCAAAGAAATACTTCTGTCACACTGCCGCCAAATAACAGATGTTGGTATAGGCCACCTTGTAAGAAATTGCAGCCTGCTTGAATCCTGCCACATGGTTTATTGCCCTGGTATAACTGCAGCTGGAGTTGCCACTGTGGTTTCCAGTTGCACCAACATAAAGAAGGTTCTGGTTGAGAAATGGAAGGTTAGTGAGCGGACCAAACGAAGATCAGGCTCTGTCATCACTTACCTCTGTATGGAGCTTTAGATCCAACATCAAGTTATGTACATACGCTGAGCTTGTACATGTTCGATTACAAACCAAGTGAGAAGCCCAGATCTTGGCACTCAGAAAGATTAGCAGTTACTTGTGCACATGCTGTTGatgtttccttttcctttcttttcttttttttaaaaatatgttttccTTGTTGCTCCCCTTTCAGTTTGTCAGTTGTGCCATCTTGTAATTTATTGTTTGTGTGTGATATTTGTACCAAATGTAATAGTGTTTAGGAAATGATTCAGTGTAAATGAATAAATTATGTTCTCACTGCAGCTCTTATGTATAGAAAAGTCTGGTTGAGGAAATGAAGCTTTGCTTTCAAAACCTAGGGCCCCATTTTTCCTTCACCAAATGTGTACTGATTCGtaccttttctcttcttttcttttccttttttaatagACTAATGATAACATCTGGCTTGGTTGGCGATATTTCAACTCTAGTACCAGGAAAGAGCTTTTAGATTTGAAATAGCTTTGGATACCTCCTTCAGAATCAAGTTCTTCGCCACCAAAATTAGGGATAACTTTCAATCCAACAAGTGATTTAACCCCTGCAACTGAAAAAGTTGCAGCGGAAATCTTTCCTTGGCAATGGGACACTCTGCAACAAAATCCTAAGATTCCCAATGGGACACTCCAGGACTGAAAAGGCCAAGTCTCTTTAGAAAATGTTGTAAAACCCAAAATCTTTGATAGCACCCAATGTGAAATCCAATGAATTGCTTGATTAATAAGCAACAAAATGCTGAAGTAGAAAGATGTTTTCTTTATTCAGTCAAATGTTAGGTCAATATCATGTCATTGAATGGCCCGTACAAGTTGTAATCTTAAACCAACTTTTGCAGTGATTTTTCTCATTAGAATTTAACCGTGTTTCTTTAAATTCCAATTTTGAGGACCACCCCTCCTATTCGCTGAACCATCTAAACTGGGATAATCCAAATTACATGACACATTCTGGACAAGGTTTCCATATGAAAAGCTCCAGAAGTGTTTGCTTCCCATaatgttaataaataaataaataataataataataataataataataataaagaaggGAAAAATTGTGTCCAAAGCTTCAAATGGCCTCGTTTACCCgatcatttccatttttttccccAGAAATCTATATCTACTGAGAAAATAGACTAATTGTAAGCAAGCTTGGACAGATCATCTTCATGCTGTATTAAAAGGGTTCAAGACTTCAAGCAACAAAGAGGGTAGCCTGCACTGTTCTTCCCACGCGAGGAGATGTCTTATTATATATCTAATTTATGTTTCACAAGATGTGGGAATTACGAGTATATTGGAGTATGGACCTCACTACCCATacattctttgttttttttttccccctgaaTAAATTAGTACATATTAAAAAGAAACAGAAGATGGTCttccaaaattataaaaaataaaaaaataaaaagagaagatgagagatgaagaagaagaagaagatgatgttcCCAATTCATCTCTattattggggaaaaaaatagaagaaggtAGAGACAAGGAAATGGATTCATCTGACCATCCCAATTACACTGAGTAGCTGGTATACTGAATGAAGATTACAACAGAAATAGTAATATTCATTATTAGAAATAAAATGTGTCGTAAtggaataattaaatatattcataaatttggttgtgagttgtaacattagaataaaacttaagatctattttaaaaaatatcttactcatacaatcATATTTccttacaaataatttttttttaaaggacaaaatttagttacaaaattaattgtaatcttaggttacaatcttactcaataaaataaacattattacatattttgaaaatctaactattgaattgcatgttttttatgctcttaatacacatatcaaattttgtgtcaatcggatattatttactatatgatctacatacttatattttatgtataattttaaactacaaaaacttgtaatttaaaaaatttattgatgacataattattgatctttaattttccaaaaattttgcaagtatggagtgtataagaagaagaagtaatcTGTAATCCAaaggtggatttgtcaaaattctccttcaataaaaagatattgagtaaggttataatataaaactacaactaattttgtagctaattttgtcattttttaaatttaagagagaaatgagtatttttttttttttgaccttttattttaataattgtaATGTGTctatggaaagtttatttacttagaaatatattaattttaaaaatgtaaggacacgattcgtggcggaccgtaacagtgtcgggttcgcacgtaaaaaggcccctaacaatatcatttgtagagcgtgggtttggaaggctaggccctggttgacaggcggtgggtttttcgcggtgttcgtacaagttaagttttccttcacccctagagtctttctcctggaggtgggctgggaggctctggtttttggccatttttcccaacccctctgttggtgcaccttcctttttattatatagtccgtcttggtcgATCCTGACCCTCCATTTGTAGGTCaagcaggagcttatttctgtatccatcccatcaaccgtcccgtctaactttctattagtggCATGGAACGAGgcttacaccgtccaaacgtcttttctcattaatcagctctgggtattggcaggtgcatttactgaagaggggacgcattttccttggtccaatttcacaccttgcttccctatgggccccattccgttctcATCCCCTtaagggggctgtttggggattgcctacaccatggtgttggtcttcccattgaagctctggaatgccgaggacagggtaaggtctcagccgttccccttgctacctcggccactgatcattcgtcttcggcaagatacctcctcggcacgggccctgggcccagatagagtttgggccggattgcagacctctcggacccacaatagcccctcaaaatcctgctatccgtcccctcggacggataggagggttttgatgacatcagggatctgccaatgcctatcaatccttgtcatctatcgattcccgaggtttttcacctgcccaaggcacgttcctagagccgttggaaggcgaaacgtggcctcattaaatacgggcggcttggtgcttcccacgttcaacggtgtgatggaaatcgaacggtggtgatctcctggcctctttgggcgggaaaaagggcgtgcagtttaccctagaaagtataaaagattttttggagatggatccgtctctccagttctgtacttaagagttttagtgcgtgtatccagggttcatccgaacttccgcccaaattcaagtctatctcaagcacatatagcccatccgaagcgtaattctccttttatgtaagttccctatcTCCATTAACTcgcgttttttcttttctgagtttatttctctttggctccctttcttttccgtcgcgggttaggtttgttttagCAAATGACAAAGGCgactaaattgagattgaggaagttggtcgatactgaagaggcgatgaataagttcatcgttgattataggattccccccaacgtaagtctggagcactgtaagatgggggaatggcacattaagaggggaacgggcgcggttgtaattcccgtcctcgcctttgtagagggaggtatgagaatccctatgggaccagtgacgaggggttacctcaggcatttccgtttagcccctacccagtgcgccggcaacgttcttaggattttgggttgcgtggacgctttaaacgagaagatgggtttaagactgacccaccatgatgtaaactggtgctataacctccagaaattgaaaggaaaaacctactacatgaggtcgagggatgatagggttcggttgatccagtgcctccctaattccaacaagggactgaacaaggatttccttatcgtctctggggagtggcatgatggcaatccatgccccgtagtagaaggagaaccaggtggggtattaaGAATGGAAGAGGGATAACCCTTTAAGCCATTCTAACCTAACGTCTTCcgataactaaccatgcatatatgtttgttgtttttgtagatGAACGCGCCTATACacggcattttcatttagtcaatcgggcagacttggagaccgttttacaagcggcgatttttgtgaatgacagtgatggccaagtccgtgcagctcacaaaatactagggtaccctccggTTCAGAAGTCATTCGGGGACGcaaagcacgtgatcagtgcccgccgtccttggcttccaaaaattaccgtggtagagaagggatttttaatctcacaggagccagctgtccccaaGAACATCCCCCTGGTGGGTTCCTCTTCGTCTCATCAagcagcagaggacgaaggtgaGCCAGATCAGCCGGAGGAAGGGTTCGGGGTATTTGACTTAGTCTACCAATTCGAGGACCCTCCTggtgacctaggtgacccagccttgtccgaggcggagtTGTCAttaataggcacctcttctcaagccgagatgtgagtcaagagaatacctttaaccccccttcttcaactcctcgaggaccaaccagggaaggatacccaggaggcaccacaacccaatgctcctcctccaccacctcggccccttacaatccaaaccaggtcatcctccaccaagtctcAGCCACAATCCACCCGCCCCGAACCTCCCAcctcctcccaaccagctcggtctcctcgacctgaaggtgctgattccaagagaaagaggagccctaAGGGCAAGGACATCgtggacgagggaaaatcccaacctcctaaggagaaggatgagactccgcgcacaaaacaactgaagatcgGACCCCAAGGCAAGGGCAAAGGACCCACAGTTCAAACctctcaaggcaagggaaaaggaattgattcccaatccctaccgagcgcctggcttcctgccccaatgcttcacgggggtccattactggaaactgcctctctgagggaccttggagacggcgagggtggATACGTGGCggatgcattagggagaaccatgttactccctaatgacatggatgagctgaagagaatgaggatgcaggaggtttttctcagtactaagagatacttgggcatggtaagatttcttgaaacctaacactttattaactcttgtCACCGGTTGGTCACTCACTACacgttcatctttcttgacaggctctccaggcaacctataggatggaggaagaagtgcatgacaagagtaaggcggccgagaatgaacgcaagaagcgcataacggcctcaaagactctcgaagcttctgaaaaggaacttgccaaagtcaaggatgacttaacaatgactacccgcgagagggataacgtctcggcgggccttgctagtgcccaaaaacaggccaaggaccaaaccaagcgcgcaattgaagccgaggaccagctgCGAACAGTCAGAGATctgatcgaggatttaaataagcagctggcCTCGGCTCTGCATGAGAAAGGAGTGGCAGAgtatgcccgtgatgaagccgtaagggcaaagcaggaggccgagtttgccaggaatgaggcagaggctgccaagaatacggccgaggacgatggttacaacatgggagtagccgaaacccaagccacccttaaggcgcagattcctggagtgtgcaggttttattgctcccaggtctgggaagaagcattgaagcgagctgaGGTGGACGCTTCATCAGATTTGTGGAAGGCAGAGAGCGTATTCTACCCGGCGGCCATCCGCGAGACCACTTCCACCAACTCTGTGACCACGGATGATCAACTCGAGGAAGGGGTCACCCCGTCGGAAAACTTACAAGCCAGTGGTTCCTCTAGCAAGGCGCCCACAGAGGGAAAACTTCAGGATGTGGCAGTGATATCGCAGCATGCGGATCCTGGGGCACCTACAGAGGTTACTGAGCCCAAggttggcattcaggtgtcCAGTACAGAAGAACCAGCCACACTTGCACAGCCGCCACAGGCTattccccttgctgtggtcccTCAGAGTACCAGTGTTGatcctgttcagccttccccagaaggaaCCGTCATTCCGGGCATCGAAGCTGATCTTGTTCCCATCTCCCAAGATGTCACCGACAAAAAAGCAGAAGAGTAGAAACCTTGGTTGGGCTTTTGTATTCGTTTCTATttgaacgattaacttgtttcttttcctttcacaaacttcctaatttattgatggtttacaagcatttgaacatgtatatatgaaatcttgtttttccttttcccttctGATTACATCGTTAACCGCCCTCGTTGATGCGCACTATTTACTTATGAACTCTGCACTGattcattttaacatgtatAAATAGCTATGCATGCAATACATTCATCATCATGTTCCCCAAACCCTAACTTACTTGCACGCGCAGAGGCCTTAGATTCATTTCCAACCTTCGTCTTACGAAGATATAAGCATCATTTTCGACGTCATGCATAATAGCTAAATCTCGCTTAGTGCctggttttcctcatccaagtagttggattccccataggcttgagtccgaggaccatgcaatgccctggttctgtccaaaacctagttttcctcatccaagtagttggtttccccataggcttgagtccgaggaccatgcaatgccttggttctgtccaaaacctagttttccatcatccaggtggttggtttccccagaggcttgagtccgaggactatgcaatgccttggttctgtccaaaacctagttttccatcatccaagtagttggtttccccagaggcttgagtccgaggactatgcaatgccttggttctgtccaaaacctagttttctctttgcacAGGGCCTTGGCTGGCCTTTAGCTTTAGGAGAGTTAGCtactcagccaagccccttgagtttatctatacggttaacgttaccaagcgcctagtttgttctttacgaggagctttagcttttaggggaattagctcctcagccaagcccctcgtcaagaaacgtagcccctagtgagattttatacctgaactctataaccaacggttagaaataacagaggaactgtttcaacctaccacctgcgccaacacgcaagccttccccacagacggcgccaattgtagggtcacgattcgtggcggaccgtaacagtgtcgggttcgcacgtaaaacggccctaacaatatcatttgtagagcgtgggtttgaaaggctaggccttgatcgataggcgatg contains:
- the LOC115994883 gene encoding F-box/LRR-repeat protein 4, which translates into the protein MRGHDRINRCLPDELLIEIFRRLLDSKPSRDACSLVCKRWLNLERLSRSTLHIGASGCPDHFLSRITRRFVNVKTVHIDERLSLPIQFRRRCGSESTSSYTKKRRYVKEKSGSEDSDFETSSISDAMLSVLGEGFSKLEKLSLIWCNNVTSTGLASLAQKCSLLKSLDLQGCYVGDPGLAAVGQCCKRLEDLNLRFCEGLTDAGVVELALGCGKSLNTLGVAACAKITDISLEAVGLHCKSLETLSLDSEYVSDKGMLAVAKGCPLLKVLKIQCVNVTDEALAVVGTCCLSLEFLALFSLQKFTDKGLRAIGSGCKKLKNLTLSDCYFLSDKGLEAIATGCKELTHLEVNGCHNIGTLGLESIGKYCQQLTELALLFCQKIGNKALLEVGRGCNKLQALHLVDCSSIGDEGICGIARGCRNLKKLHIRRCYEIGNKGISAIGEYCNSLTDLSLRFCDRVGDEALVAVGQGCSLHHLNVSGCHQIGDAGIIAIARGCPQLRSLDISVLQNLGDMAMAELGEGCPLLKEILLSHCRQITDVGIGHLVRNCSLLESCHMVYCPGITAAGVATVVSSCTNIKKVLVEKWKVSERTKRRSGSVITYLCMEL